The DNA window GGTTTCCTCTGTCATTCCTCGGAGAATGGCACACGATCCGGGGTGCTAGGCGCAGCTGATGCAGTGGCGGGCGAACGGGCGGGCGGCCAGCCGGTCCGGCGCGATCGGGCGGCCGCAGCGTTCGCAGACGCCGTATGTCCCGGCGTCGACCCTGCGTAGCGCGTCGTCGACCTCGGCGATCCGCCGGCGGGCGGCGGCGAGCAGGGCGGTCAGCTGGGCCCGCTCGAAGCCGATCGTCGCGCCTTCCGGGTCGTGCTCGTCGTCGGCGTTGGAGTCGCGGGACGCCGCGAACAGGCTCTCCAGGTCGCGGGCCAGGGTCGCGGCCTCGGACTCGGCGCCCGCCCGCAGCAGCTCCAGCTCGTCGCGGACCATCCCCGCAGCCTAGGCCGACTCCTGCAGCGAGCGCACCATGCTCCGTAGCACCCGCAGGGCGGTCGCCCGGTCGGCCTCGGTCAGGCCGGCCAGCATCCGGACCTCCACCGACCGGACCGCGGCCGTCGCCTTCTCGAGGCTCCGCCGGCCGCGCGGGGTGAGCCGGGTGGGAAGCGCCTTGCCGACCGGGGCCTCCGCCGGCCGGGTCACGTAACCCTCCCGCTCCAGCGTCTGGAGCAGCACGTTCATCGATTGGCGGGTCACGAACGCGCCGCGGGCGAGCTCGGAGTTGGACAGGCCCGGGCGTTGCGCGAGCAGCTCGAGGCAGGAGTAGCGGGTCACGTTCATCCCGAGCGGCCGCAGCACCTCCTCCATGGCCACGCGCAGGGCGCTGGACGCCTCCTTGAGCAGGTAGCCCAGCGAGGTCTCCAGGTCGATGCCGGCACCGTCTTGACTCATGTCAGCATTCTGACATACCTTGGTGCGTGTCAGAATACTGACACGAAGAGAAGGAGTTCGTCATGCCCGTCACCGGTCCCGACTTCATTTCCCTGCAGGCGCGCGACATCGACGCTTCGCAGGCGTTCTACGAGCGTTACCTCGGGCTCGTCCGCTCACCGGCCGGTCCGCCGCACGCCGTCGTCTTCGACACGAAGCCCATCGCGTTCGCGCTCCGCACGGTCGTCCCCGGCACCGATCTCGACGCGGTCGCCCGGCCCGGCATCGGCGCCGCGATCTGGCTGCACGCCACGGACGTCCAGGACATCCACGACGCGCTCGCCGCCGACGGGCACACCATCGTCTCCGCGCCGATCGACGGCCCGTTCGGGCGGACGTTCACCTTCGCCGACCCGGACGGTTACCAGGTCACGCTCCACGACCGGGTGTGAGCGCGGCCCGTGTCACTCGGCGGCGGTGAGCAGGGCCTCCAGGGGCGCCAGCGGCACGACGTCCGCCGCCTTCGCCGCCATCGCCGGGTCGACCGTGACCAGCGCGTCCGCCTGCAGCCGGGTCACCGCGAGGTACTCCGCGTCGCGCAGGCTGCCCCACCCCCGGCTCCGGGCGATCTTCCACGCCGTGGCCCGGGACACCCGGTCGCCGAGGAGCCGCATCTTCAGCTCGGTGATCCGGTCGTGCGCCGCCAGCGACTCCCGCTCGGTGCGCGTGCCCCGGCGGACCTCGCACAGCAGCAGTTCCAGCGCCTCGGTGCGGATCATGTTGGGCGCGACCAGCTGGTGACCCGCCCCGACCGTGAGGGCGTTGTCGACGAGGTGCAGGAGCGTGGGCGCGTCGATCACGTAACGGGCCATCGCGTCAGGCCAACCCGCGGGGACTGACCAGGCCCGATTCGTACGCGGTGATCACCAGCTGGGCCCGGTCGCGGGCGCCGAGCTTGCTCAGCAGCCGTCCGATGTGGGTCTTCACGGTGCCCACGCCCAGGTACAGGTGCTCGGCGATCTCGGTGTTGGACAGTCCCTTGGCGATCAGCTCCAGCACCTCGCGCTCCCGGTCGGTGATCGCGTCCAGCCCCACCGGAGGACCCGCGGGTGACCCGCCGCCCGGGCCGGTGAAGGCGGCGATCAACCGGCGGGTCACCCGGGGCGCCAGCAGGGCCTCCCCGGCGGCGACCAGCCGGATGCCGTTCAGCAGCTCGGCCGCCGTGGCGTCCTTGACCAGGAACCCGCTGGCGCCCGCCCGCAGCGCCGCGTAGACGTACTCGTCCAGGTCGAACGTGGTCAGCATGAGCACCCGCACCGACTCCAGCTCCGCGCAGATCCGCCGGGTCGCCTCGATGCCGTCCATCTCCGGCATCCGGACGTCCATCAGCACCACGTCCGGCCGGTGCTCGCCGGCCAGGCGGACCGCCTCGGCGCCGGTGCCGGCCTCGCCGACCGTGGTGAAACCGGGCGACGCGTCGAGCAGCGCCCGGAAACTCTCCCGCATCAGGGCGTGGTCGTCGGCGAGCAGGACGGAGACGTCACTCATGCGGCCTCTTCGGTCGTGGCGTACGGGATCTCGGCCGCCACCCGGAAACCGCCCTCCGGCCGGGGTCCGGTGGACAGCCTGCCGCCGTACATGCTCACACGCTCGCGCATCCCGATCAGCCCCTGCCCGCCCGGCCGGCCCGGTGAACGGCGGCCCCGGCCGTCGTCGCAGACCTCGATCCGCACCCGGCCGCCGTCCACCCGCACGCAGACCCGGCACCGGGCCGCGTCCGCGTGCTTCATCACGTTGGTCAGCGACTCCTGCACGATCCGGTAGACCGTGACGTCGACCGCCACCGGCAGCTCGGCCGCGCTGTCGACGTCGAGCTCGATCCGCGGGCCGGCGGTCCCCAGGCCGGCGACCAGGTCGGGCAGCTGGGCGATGCCCGGCGACGGCGCCAGCTCGGCGGGGTCGTCGTCGGCGCGCAGCACGTCGAGCAGCCGCCGGATCTCGGTGAGCGCCGACCGGCTGGTCTTCTCGATGGTCAGCAGCGCGGCCCGGCTCTCGTCCGGCCGCTGCTCGGCGATGTGGTTCGCCACGGTGGCCTTCACCGCGATCAGGCTCAAACTGTGGCCGACGATGTCGTGCAGCTCGCGGGCGATCCGCAGCCGCTCCTCGGCGACCGCGTCGCGGGCCAGCCGCCCGGCCGCCTCGGCCTGCAGCGACCGCCGCCACCGGATCAGCCGCCCGGCGGTCCACGCCGCGAGCAGCAGGACCACGGTGACGGCCAGCTCGACCTGCCACCACAGCGCCACCTCGCTGGCGGCGGCGTCGGCCGAGGTGACGCCGGTGCGGGTGTAGAGCCACGGGATGGTGACGGCCGGCGCGGTCAGGGCGCCGGCCAGCGCGATCAGGGAGGTGACCCGTCCGGCGGCGGTGGCCGCCGTGTAGAGGGCGAGCACCACCGGGAACCAGGACACCGCGATGATGCCGAGACCGATCACGCCGGTCGCGGTCGCGACCGCGGCAGCCGTCGTCACCACGGCCAGCACCGGTAGCGGCCGGTGGCGGCGCACCGCGATCGGCAGCCCGGTCGCGGCGGCGGCCAGCCAGACGACTCCCACCGGTCCGGTGAACGCGGGGCCGGGCGGGTCGAGGGTGGCGTAGGCGGCGAGACAGGTCAGGAACGCAGCGGCAGCAGCGTCGAGCAACATCGATCCGCGGGGCCTTGTCACGGGGCCACCCTACCGAGCCGTCCGTCCCGGCGCGTCTGACCACGGTCATACCCCCGGGTTCCGACCACGGTCAGACGCGCCGGACCCGGTCCCGCCGACACGATGAGACACATGATCGAGCTGCGAGAGCTGACCAAACGGTACGGCCCGACACTGGCCGTCGACCGACTGTCCTTCGAGGTCCAGCCGGGTGTGGTGACCGGATTCCTCGGTCCCAACGGGGCCGGCAAGTCGACCACCATGCGGATGATGCTGGGCCTGCACCGCCCGACGTCGGGGGAGGCCCTGATCGGCGGACGGCCCTACGACCGGATCCGCCGTCCGCTGCACCACGTCGGCGCGGTGCTCGACGCCGACGCTGCCCATCCCGGGCGCACCGCGTTCACCCATCTCGCCTGCCTGGCCCGGAGCAACGGCATTGCGAGGGTACGGGTGACCGAGGCCCTCGACCGTGTCGGGCTCACCAGCGTGGCGCACAAGCGGGTCGGGGGGTTCTCGCTCGGCATGAAGCAGCGGCTCGGCATCGCCGGCGCCCTGCTCGGCGACCCGGCGGTGATCGTGCTGGACGAGCCGGTGAACGGCCTGGACGCGGCCGGCATCCGGTGGATCCGCTCCACGCTGCGCGCGCTCGCCGCCGAGGGCCGCACGGTGCTGCTCTCCAGCCACCTGATGAGCGAGATGGCGCTCACCGTCGACCGCGTCCTGATCATCGGCAAGGGCCGGCTGATCGAGGACACGTCGGTCGCCGAGATGCGGGCGAGGTTCGAGCGGGACGTGCTGGTGCGGACCCCGCGGACGGACGAACTCGTCCCGCTCCTGCGCGGGATGGGAGCCGCGGTCACCCGTACCGATGAAGGTGATCTTGTTGCGGTGGGTGTGGACGCCGCGGCCATCGGGGACGCCGCCGCGGCCGCCGCGATCCCGATCCACGGGCTGACGCCGCGCAGCGCGACGCTCGAGGACGTCTACCTGCAGATGACCGACGAGGCCGTGGAGTACCGGGCCGCCACCATGGAGAAGGAGCTCGTCTGATGACCGCCGTGCAGGTTCACTCCGGAACGTTCCGCGACGCCGTCGCCGCCGAGATCATGAAGGTCCGCACCCTGCGGTCCACCTGGGCCTTCCTGGCCGGTGGGGTGCTCGCCACGACGCTCGGCGCGATGATCCTGCTCCTCATGGTCCAGTCGTACGACGCGGACAGCCCGGCGGACCGGGCCAACTACGAGACGGCCGACCCGACCGTGGTGACCATGCCGTTCGTGATGTTCTTCGTCGGCGCGATCGGCGCGATGCTGATCACCAGCGAGTACACCACCCGCACGCTCGGGCCGTCCCTGCTGGCCGTGCCGCAGCGCGGGGTCCTGTTCGGCGCCAAGGCCGCGGTGGCGGGCCTGATCGGTTTCGGCGGCGGGGCGTTCTTCGCGCTGGCCGCCTTCGCCGTCGCCCGGCTCACGCTCGGCGACCGGCCGGCGCCCTTCAACCCGTGGCCGCAGTGGACGGACGCCGTCCCGACGGTCCTCTGCGCGACGGTCGTCGCCGGGGTCACCTGCCTGGTGGCGCTCGGCCTGGGCGCCCTGACCCGGTCGACCGCCGCCGCGCTCACCACGCTGGGCGGGCTGGTGCTGGTCGCGCCGATCTTCGCGCACTTCCTGCCGGTGGTCTGGCAGCTGCGCCTCGCCTCGGTCCTGCTGCCCAACCTCACCCCGCAGCTGGCCGGCAGCGACCACCCCTACCTGCTGTCCCAGGGCGGCGCGGTGGCGGTGACCGCCGGCTATCTGGTGCTGGCGCTGGGCGCGGGCGCCCTCGCCTTCCGCCGCCGCGACGCGGCATGACGTTAACCTCTGTGTAATTGCACGCGGTGCAACGATGCACTTAGTCTACCCTTGTGACCGTGAATGCCGAGCATGCCGATCGCCGGGCCGCGCTCAAGGCCCGGCACCGGCGGGCGATCCTCGACGCGGCCAAAGAGCTGATCACCGAGGGTTCGTCGGCGCGGTTCAGTGTCGACCAGCTGGCCGAGCGGGCGGACGTCTCCCGGCGGACGATCTTCAACCACTTCGCGTCGATCGACGACGTGGTCACCACGGTGTGTAGTGAAGTGCTCGGCGTGGTGATCGAGCGGTTCCGTCAGGTGGTGACCGCGGGCCAGGCCGGCCCGGGGACCCGCGCCGAGGCGTTCGCGACTCTCACCGAGGCGCTGCGGGCCACCGACGTGCCCGGACTCATCGCGTTCCTGTGGCGGGCCCTCGGCGGGTTCGACAAAGAGGACCCCCGGCCACGGCAGATCTTCCAGGCGACCTTCTCGCGGACCACCACGGAATTGGCGCGCGAGTTGGCCGTACGGAATGAGGGTCTTGATCCTCTGGAAGCGGAACTGCTGGTGAGCGCCCTGATGCACGGCACCGAGGTGATCGCGGAGCACTGGCTGTCGATCACCGGCGCGGCCACCGACGAGTCTGCCCTGGCGCTGTGGCGGGACTTGCTCGACCGGCTGATCCTGAGCGTCAAAACCGGCTACTGAGGGAAGACATGGCTGAATTGCTGTATCGCATCGGGCGTTTCAGCGCCCGGCGCGCCTGGGCCGTCCTGATCACCTGGATGGTGGTCCTGGGGCTGTCCGTCACCGCATACCTCACCCTCGGCGGCACGCTGTCGTCGCAGGTGACCATCCCGGGAACGGCGACGGCGAAGGTCACCGACCAGCTCGCCGAGCGGTTCCCGAGCGCCAGCGGCGGCAGCGGGACGATCGTGTTCCACACCGCCGACGGGTCGGTGTTCACCACCGAGCAGCAGACCGCGATCGGCGCGCTGCTCAAGAGCACCGGCGAGCGGGACGGCGTGGCGGCGGCCACCGACCCGTTCACCACCCAGCAGCAGCTCACCGAGCAGGCCCAGCAGGTGCAGGGCGGTCAGCAGCAGCTGACCGCCGGCCGGGAGAAGCTGGACCAGGCCGAGACCGCGATCGCGGCGCTGCCCGAGGCTCAGCGGGAGGCGCAGAAGCAGCAGCTCGACGCGCAGCGCGCCGAACTGGACGCGCAGGCCGCCGAGCTCGACGTCGCGCAGAAGCTGCTCGACATGTCGTCGAAGATCCGGATGGTGTCCGAGGACGGCACCACCGCCGTCGCCTCGGTCGTCTTCGACGAGGCGCAGATGGACGTCACGCCGGAGACCAAGGACGCCGTCATCGACCACGTCACGGACGGTGTCCCGGCCGGCGTCGAGGCCGAGTTCTCCAACGAGATCACCCAGAGCGTGCCGCAGGTCCTCGGCGTCGGCGAGGTGGCCGGCCTGGTCGTCGCCGCGATCACCCTGCTCGTCATGCTCGGCGCGCTGATCGCCGCCGCCCTGCCGATCGTCACCGCCCTGGTCGGCGTCGGGGTCGGCGTCACCGCGTCGCTCGCCCTCTCCGGCGCGGTCGACATGCTGTCGATCACCCCGGTCCTGGGCGTGATGCTCGGCCTGGCGGTCGGCATCGACTACTGCCTGTTCATCCTGAACCGGCACCGCCGCCAGCTCCTCGACGGCGTCGAACTGCACGAGTCGATCGCCCTGGCCAACGGCACCTCCGGCAACGCCGTCGTGTTCGCCGGCTCGACGGTGCTCGTCGCGCTGCTCGCGCTCAACGTCACAGGCATCGGATTCCTCGGCATGATGGGCACGGTCGGCGCGATCTGCGTCGCCGTCGCGGTGATCATCGCGGTCACGCTGACGCCGGCGCTGCTGGCCCTGCTCGGCACGCGGATCCTCCCGCGTCGCCTGAAAGCCACGATCGGTCAGTCGCACGCCGGCCGGGTGCCCACCGCGCCGATGAGCACCACCCGAGCCCTGCTCACCGCCGTCGCCGGCCTGGCCGTGCTGATCGTCCTGGCGATCCCGGCGCTGTCCATGCGGCTCGGCCTGCCGGACGGCTCGTCCGAGGCCGAGGACTCCACGCAGTACCAGGCCTACATGCTGATCGAGGAGAAGTTCGGCGCCGGCGTGAACGGCCCGCTGCTCGTCGTCGCCGAGCTGCCGTCCGCGGTCACCGAACCCACCGCTGAGCAGGCTCGCATCGGCGGCGCGATCATGGCGGTCGACAACGTGACAGCGGTCGCCCCGATCGGTCAGTCCAGTGACAAGAAGCTGATCGCCTTCCAGGTGATCCCGGCCGAGGGTCCGAACAGCGAGAGCACCGCGCAGCTCGTCCGCGACCTGCGTGAACTGTCAGTACCCGGCGCCGCTCTCGGCGTGGCAGGCAGCGCCAGCGGCAACATCGACATCTCCGAGCAGCTCTCCGACGTGCTGCCGCTCTACCTCGGCGTGGTGATCGGCCTGTCGCTGATCATCCTGATCCTGGTGTTCCGCTCGATCCTGGTGCCGCTCACCGCGACCCTCGGGTTCGTGCTGTCGCTGTTCGCCACGTTCGGCGGCATCACCGCGATCTTCCAGTGGGGCTGGCTCGGCGCGGTCTTCGGCGTGCACGATCCGGGGCCGGTGCTCAGCTTCCTGCCGACCATCCTGATCGGCATCCTGTTCGGCCTCGCCATGGACTACCAGCTGTTCCTGGTATCCGGCATGCGTGAGGCGTACGCACACGGCGCGCCCGCCCGGCTCGCCGTCCGGCAGGGCCTGCACGCCGGCCGTACGGTGGTCACCGCCGCCGCGATCATCATGATCTCGGTCTTCGGCGGGTTCATCTTCAGCCACACCACGATGATCAGGTCGCTCGGCTTCGGCTTGGCGT is part of the Actinoplanes missouriensis 431 genome and encodes:
- a CDS encoding TraR/DksA family transcriptional regulator yields the protein MVRDELELLRAGAESEAATLARDLESLFAASRDSNADDEHDPEGATIGFERAQLTALLAAARRRIAEVDDALRRVDAGTYGVCERCGRPIAPDRLAARPFARHCISCA
- a CDS encoding MarR family winged helix-turn-helix transcriptional regulator, which encodes MSQDGAGIDLETSLGYLLKEASSALRVAMEEVLRPLGMNVTRYSCLELLAQRPGLSNSELARGAFVTRQSMNVLLQTLEREGYVTRPAEAPVGKALPTRLTPRGRRSLEKATAAVRSVEVRMLAGLTEADRATALRVLRSMVRSLQESA
- a CDS encoding VOC family protein: MPVTGPDFISLQARDIDASQAFYERYLGLVRSPAGPPHAVVFDTKPIAFALRTVVPGTDLDAVARPGIGAAIWLHATDVQDIHDALAADGHTIVSAPIDGPFGRTFTFADPDGYQVTLHDRV
- a CDS encoding PIN domain-containing protein, with translation MARYVIDAPTLLHLVDNALTVGAGHQLVAPNMIRTEALELLLCEVRRGTRTERESLAAHDRITELKMRLLGDRVSRATAWKIARSRGWGSLRDAEYLAVTRLQADALVTVDPAMAAKAADVVPLAPLEALLTAAE
- a CDS encoding response regulator, with the translated sequence MSDVSVLLADDHALMRESFRALLDASPGFTTVGEAGTGAEAVRLAGEHRPDVVLMDVRMPEMDGIEATRRICAELESVRVLMLTTFDLDEYVYAALRAGASGFLVKDATAAELLNGIRLVAAGEALLAPRVTRRLIAAFTGPGGGSPAGPPVGLDAITDREREVLELIAKGLSNTEIAEHLYLGVGTVKTHIGRLLSKLGARDRAQLVITAYESGLVSPRGLA
- a CDS encoding sensor histidine kinase; the protein is MTRPRGSMLLDAAAAAFLTCLAAYATLDPPGPAFTGPVGVVWLAAAATGLPIAVRRHRPLPVLAVVTTAAAVATATGVIGLGIIAVSWFPVVLALYTAATAAGRVTSLIALAGALTAPAVTIPWLYTRTGVTSADAAASEVALWWQVELAVTVVLLLAAWTAGRLIRWRRSLQAEAAGRLARDAVAEERLRIARELHDIVGHSLSLIAVKATVANHIAEQRPDESRAALLTIEKTSRSALTEIRRLLDVLRADDDPAELAPSPGIAQLPDLVAGLGTAGPRIELDVDSAAELPVAVDVTVYRIVQESLTNVMKHADAARCRVCVRVDGGRVRIEVCDDGRGRRSPGRPGGQGLIGMRERVSMYGGRLSTGPRPEGGFRVAAEIPYATTEEAA
- a CDS encoding ABC transporter ATP-binding protein; translated protein: MIELRELTKRYGPTLAVDRLSFEVQPGVVTGFLGPNGAGKSTTMRMMLGLHRPTSGEALIGGRPYDRIRRPLHHVGAVLDADAAHPGRTAFTHLACLARSNGIARVRVTEALDRVGLTSVAHKRVGGFSLGMKQRLGIAGALLGDPAVIVLDEPVNGLDAAGIRWIRSTLRALAAEGRTVLLSSHLMSEMALTVDRVLIIGKGRLIEDTSVAEMRARFERDVLVRTPRTDELVPLLRGMGAAVTRTDEGDLVAVGVDAAAIGDAAAAAAIPIHGLTPRSATLEDVYLQMTDEAVEYRAATMEKELV
- a CDS encoding ABC transporter permease, producing the protein MTAVQVHSGTFRDAVAAEIMKVRTLRSTWAFLAGGVLATTLGAMILLLMVQSYDADSPADRANYETADPTVVTMPFVMFFVGAIGAMLITSEYTTRTLGPSLLAVPQRGVLFGAKAAVAGLIGFGGGAFFALAAFAVARLTLGDRPAPFNPWPQWTDAVPTVLCATVVAGVTCLVALGLGALTRSTAAALTTLGGLVLVAPIFAHFLPVVWQLRLASVLLPNLTPQLAGSDHPYLLSQGGAVAVTAGYLVLALGAGALAFRRRDAA
- a CDS encoding TetR/AcrR family transcriptional regulator, giving the protein MNAEHADRRAALKARHRRAILDAAKELITEGSSARFSVDQLAERADVSRRTIFNHFASIDDVVTTVCSEVLGVVIERFRQVVTAGQAGPGTRAEAFATLTEALRATDVPGLIAFLWRALGGFDKEDPRPRQIFQATFSRTTTELARELAVRNEGLDPLEAELLVSALMHGTEVIAEHWLSITGAATDESALALWRDLLDRLILSVKTGY
- a CDS encoding MMPL family transporter gives rise to the protein MAELLYRIGRFSARRAWAVLITWMVVLGLSVTAYLTLGGTLSSQVTIPGTATAKVTDQLAERFPSASGGSGTIVFHTADGSVFTTEQQTAIGALLKSTGERDGVAAATDPFTTQQQLTEQAQQVQGGQQQLTAGREKLDQAETAIAALPEAQREAQKQQLDAQRAELDAQAAELDVAQKLLDMSSKIRMVSEDGTTAVASVVFDEAQMDVTPETKDAVIDHVTDGVPAGVEAEFSNEITQSVPQVLGVGEVAGLVVAAITLLVMLGALIAAALPIVTALVGVGVGVTASLALSGAVDMLSITPVLGVMLGLAVGIDYCLFILNRHRRQLLDGVELHESIALANGTSGNAVVFAGSTVLVALLALNVTGIGFLGMMGTVGAICVAVAVIIAVTLTPALLALLGTRILPRRLKATIGQSHAGRVPTAPMSTTRALLTAVAGLAVLIVLAIPALSMRLGLPDGSSEAEDSTQYQAYMLIEEKFGAGVNGPLLVVAELPSAVTEPTAEQARIGGAIMAVDNVTAVAPIGQSSDKKLIAFQVIPAEGPNSESTAQLVRDLRELSVPGAALGVAGSASGNIDISEQLSDVLPLYLGVVIGLSLIILILVFRSILVPLTATLGFVLSLFATFGGITAIFQWGWLGAVFGVHDPGPVLSFLPTILIGILFGLAMDYQLFLVSGMREAYAHGAPARLAVRQGLHAGRTVVTAAAIIMISVFGGFIFSHTTMIRSLGFGLAFGVLADAFLVRMLLIPAVMHLLGRSAWWLPRWLDRILPNVDVEGAALERSHPVTHAPVEKEPVSTS